CGCAAAGCAGTTGTGATGGGCAACTGGGCAGCGCGGAAGGCGGGCAGAAGGCCTCCGATAATCCCCATGACCAAGGCAAAGATCAGCCCTTTAAGTAGATCCCCGGAGGTAATGTGGAATGCGAATGCAATTTCGCTGAAGCTAGCAGTAAACCCTGTTCCGGCCGTAAAACCATTCATCGGGAACGACAGCAGACATCCCAACACTCCTCCCATCAGCGCCAAGAAGATCGCTTCCAGAACGAAAGCGAAGAGGATGCTGAAGCGCGAAAAACCCAGAGCGCGAAGAGTCCCAATTTCGCGAGTGCGGGCGGCCACGATGGCGTACATGGTATTCATAGCACCAAAAACTGCGCCGATACCCATGACGAACGACACGAAGCCGGCCAGCCCCAACAGGGCCTTGGAAACCACACCAGCCTGGTCTTCGTAGTACTTGCGTTCTTGAATCATCTCAAGCTGCATTTGCGGATTGGCTTTGATCTCTTCGTTAAATTTCGGAAGTGTCTTGGCGTCAACCAAACGCACCGTGAGAGAGTTTTGCCCATCGCCTCGCCGGAATGCCGCACGCATGGCGTCGAAGTCACCCCAAACCTCGCTTTCAAATGAACCGTCTTCGGCAGTGAACACTCCGACCACCTCAAACTCACGTTTTTGGATGTTGATCTTCGATCCGATTTCCAGACCCCGCATGCGCTCTTCCATGCGCTGGCCTACGATGATCTCGTACAAGCCCGGAGTGAAGTTCCGCCCTTGAACGATGTTGACTCCAGTGCG
The DNA window shown above is from Terriglobales bacterium and carries:
- a CDS encoding ABC transporter permease: MALPISYNIRNLVVRWKVTLLAIIGIGLVVTVFVVLLSMSSGFSLALRATGRPDNGIVVQRGSGSELTSWFTHEQANLITVDSRVARGSDGQPLVSPELVIVANMYRRSDGKPTNVTVRAVTQKAFKVRTGVNIVQGRNFTPGLYEIIVGQRMEERMRGLEIGSKINIQKREFEVVGVFTAEDGSFESEVWGDFDAMRAAFRRGDGQNSLTVRLVDAKTLPKFNEEIKANPQMQLEMIQERKYYEDQAGVVSKALLGLAGFVSFVMGIGAVFGAMNTMYAIVAARTREIGTLRALGFSRFSILFAFVLEAIFLALMGGVLGCLLSFPMNGFTAGTGFTASFSEIAFAFHITSGDLLKGLIFALVMGIIGGLLPAFRAAQLPITTALREA